Genomic window (Haloarcula limicola):
CGGAAACGCGCGCCCCGCACGCGCACAGACCGCCTTCGACGGGTGGCTGGACGGGGTGGAGAACTACGACGGCGTGGTCGACGAGACCGGGAGCGACTCGGTCACTATCGAGGTCGGCGCGGAGGCCAACGGCGGCAACTTCGGCTTCGGGCCGGCGGCCGTCCGCGTCGACCCCGGCACGACCGTGACCTGGGAGTGGGTCAACGGCAGCCACAACGTCGTCGACGACGCCGGTAACTTCGAGAGCGAGATGTCGGGCGAGGCCGGCTTCACGTTCGAGCAGACGTTCGAGGAGACCGGCGTGGTGAAGTACTTCTGCCTCCCGCACAAGTCGATGGGGATGAAAGGCGTCGTCGTCGTCGGCGACGCCGAGGTCGGCGGAAGCGGCGGATCGGGGAGCGCGGACGGCGGCCTCAGCAACGCTGACCTGGGCACGGCGGCGCTCGCGCTGTCGCTGGTCGCCGGCCTCCTGTCGCCGCTGGCGTTCGCCCCCGTCCTCAAGCGGGACGACGATCGGTAGCGGCGACCGCCCCCGAACGTGTTCGGGGAAACCCTCGCTATCGGGAGGCGAGAACCCCCGCGTATGCAGCCTCCCGACCCGATTCTGCGAGAGACCGGCGCGCCGACCGACGGTCCCGTCGAGACGCTGGACGTCGCCGCCGCCGGCCCGCCCGCGCCGCTCCGGCGGACGCTCGAACTGCTGCCGACCCTCGACGACGACGTCGTGCTCGTCCAGTACAACGACCGGGCACCGCAACACCTCTACCCGAAGCTCGACGACCGCGGCTACGCCTACGAGACGGTCGAACGCGGCGATTCGGTCGTCACCGTCGTCTGGCGGGAACCGTGACGCGCCGGTCGCCAACGGCGGAGGACGAGCCGCCCCGGCGACGCGACCGAGCGGAGACCGTCCGCGACGAGGCCGTCGAGCGCGCCTGCTCGCGGCTGCGGGCGCAGGGCGGCCTCTCCGCGGAACAGCGGGCCGCCGTCGAAGAGCTGGCTGACCGCCTCCTCGAACGGCTGTTACCCGTCTCACTCGCTCTCCAGCAGTAGCGCCGCCTCGCGAAAGTACGGCGTTCCGGCGGCGTCGAGGGCGGGTCGCCGACCGGCGACTACCCCTTCGAGAGGACGACGAGCGCGCGTGCGTCCGTGACCGCTTCGGGCGATATCTGACGCTCGCCGTCGAAGCGGAGCACGTCGCCCGCCGAGAGGTCGTGCGTCTCCCCGTCGAGGTCGAGCGCGATCTCGCCCTCGAGGACGTGAAAGAGTATCCGGCGCTCGGGGTGGTCGTGGGGCGGGACGCGCTGCTCGGCCGAGAGCGACAGGTGGACCGTGCGGGGTTCGCCCTCGAACAGCGCGGTCCGGCCCTCGCTCTCGGCCGCGTCGACGTTCGCTCGTTCGACGCCCATCCGACTCACTCCTTGGGGAGCGTCGCGACGAACTCGCCGGCGTCGCGTCGCTCACAGGTGTAGTTCTCGGCGTCGAAGGCCTCGACTTCGGCCTGGAACTCGTAGAACAGCGGCTTCGGTTCGTGGTCGTTGACGATCTCCAGGACGGTGCCGCTGTCGAGCGCCTCGAACGCCGCGTGGATCATCGGGTGGCGTTCCGGCGGCGGGACGTCGCGCAGGTCGAGCGTGGTTTCGGGCATACGACCGGAGCTACCGCCCGGTCACCGGAGACGATTGCCGCGGACATGTTCGGGTCTATCGGGGTTCCTCACGCCTCCGGCTCGAACTCCCCCTGCGAGAGGCCGCGTCTGACCGGGTCGTGGGCGGCGTCGCCTGGCGGCGGCGCGGTCACGAGCGTCGCCGTCAGCTCGGACTCGGCGCGGACCCCGCGGGCCTCGCCGGCCGGGACGACCACCACGGAACCGGGTTCGACGCGATGGTCGGTCTCGCCCTCGCGCACGGTCCCCTCGCCCTCGTGGACCGTGATGGCCACGTCGCTGTCGGGCGCGTGGACGGGGATGAACTGGCCCGGCCGGAAGTACCCCAGGACCACCTTCTGCGCCGCCGACTCCGCGAGGACGTGCGCGCGGAACCGGTCGTCGTCGAACTCGCGTTCGCTGTCGAAATCTGTCGCGACCATATCGAGCGGTGGTCGCCCCGCTCCCTCCCCCTTGCCCCGAACACGTTCGGGAGCAGAGATAGACGCGTCGCCGGCGAACCGCCGCCCATGAACCTCCCGCGGCTGTTCGACACCGACGGCGACGAGACGTTCGACAGCTACGGCGGATTCGCCGCCGACTCCCTCCCCGAACCCGGCCCGTTCCTCGCCGACCACGACGTGCTGACCGGTCGGGAACACGCCGCGTTCCACCGGCTCTCGCGGGAGTGCTTCGAGGAGCGCGGCGTCTACGACGTCACGTTCGGCTACAACCTGGCTCGGCTCAATCTCGATCGCCGGCACTCCGACAGCGGCTTCCGCTACGCGCGCGAGGCCGACGACCCGTCGGTCCTCCGCGCGGAGTTCACGCCGACGACGGAGTTCTGCCCGCAGAGCGATACGCTCACGCTCGGCGCGTTCCGCGCGTGGAACGGGACGCTCGAACGTCACGAGTACGACCTCGTGCGCGTCCGAACGGCCCCGATGCACCAGCAGGCGGTCGCCATCAACGAGCGGTTACGCCACCGGGAAGCGCAGTTCCGAGAGACGGGCGACCTCTCGACCGGCGACGGGACCGTCGGCGAGTCGTCCGGCGATATCCCCTTCTGAAGTCATTCGCGGCGTCCGTCGGCACTCGCTGCCCCATCCGGCGACGCCCCCGCTCGGGTCGGGGAGAACCTACCGAGGAGGAGGCCACCGACCGAGTGCCGACTGTGGTTGCGGAGGACGGACCACATGTTCACGGCAAATGCGAAAACGCCTAGACCGACGAGGACGCCACCGACGCTACGGAGCGCCACCGCCGCGGGGACGAGGTCAGCCGCGGCGAGGAGCGCCGTGCCGCTGACCAGCAGCGCCGCGTCGGTGGCGGCGAGCCTGCCGTGGTAGAGGTCGTCGATCATGGGGACGTCCTCGAACCCGAGCAGGTCGCTGTATCGGTGGACCCAGACGACGAACGGGACGACGTGGTAGAGCGTCCCGAGGACGACGAACCCGACGGTCCCGAGGACGAGGAGGTGCGTCGTCCCCGGACCGCCCAGCAGATGCGTCCGCGCGAGCGGGTCGGTCGCCCACGCCGGGACGGTCAGGAGCGCCCACGCCGAGAGCGAGAGCGCGACCACGGCGTAGCGCGTGTGCATCGGCGTCCGCTCGACTCGCATCTCGAACAGTCTACGGGCGAGTATCGCCCCGACCGAGAGCGCGGCGAGACAGACGAGTAGGCCGCCGAGCGCGGCGGCCGGCTCCGAGCCGACGAGCCGGCCGACGGCCAGGAGCGCGACGCCGACCGGGTGGCCGACCTCCTCGGTCCGTTTGAGGTGGTCGTCGATACCGTGGAGTTCCGTCTGCGTGAACATCGTCGCGAGCTGGTACAGCGCGCCGTAGACCGTCGTGAGCACCGCTCCGAAGACGGCCAGCGTCGCGTGTGCCAGCACGACGTTCGACCGGGTCACCGGGAACTGCGCGAGGACCGGTCGGGTGAAGTCGACCGCGAGCGCGAGCCCGAGCGCGGTGAGAGCGACGAAGAACCCGAGCGACAGGGCGAAGTGACGCTCGGTGACGTCGAGCCGGCCCGCGCGAGCCAGCGTCCGACCGACGTTGTAGGCGAACACCCAGAACCCGGCGAGCATCGCGGCCCCGAACACCGGGAGGAGGGCGAGCGTGCTGAGGAGCAGCGAGGCGACGAACCCGGTGAGTCCGGCGGTGACGAGGGCGAGCTGGACGGTGGCCAGCCGGCGCGAGTGGAGCGGGACGCCCGACCAGACCGGGACGAACTGCGTCATCGCGCCCATGATCGTGATACAGACCCAGCCGATCAGAAACAGGTGCACGAGGGCGAGCCGTCCCAGCCCGGGCACGACGCCGGCGACCAGTCCGACCCCGACGACCGACCCGGCGAGCAGCGCGGTCAGTCCCACCCAGAAGTGACGGAGCGGGACGGTCATCGGCGGCTGTAAGTCGGTGTCGACGCGTCCGGGGATAGCGGCCATGACTCTCGGTACGAACCGGTCCTCCCTTCCGGTGTCTCCGAACATGTTCGCGATCCGCGTCGGCGTATGCGCCGGCGGGGGCGGCGACGACGACTCGGGCGCACCGTCGCCCGTTACTCGACGTGCACTCTCGTGACGTGGCCGCCGCAACCGCACCGCTCGACGTACTCGTAGTCGACGGCGTCCCCGTACGTCGCTTCGAGGTGAGGATAGAGGTATCCCTCGGGGTGACCGTGCGCGCCGTGCGTGACGAGGTTGACGTGGTAACCCGGTGCCGTGTGTTCGACGGCGTCGACGGCGTGAGCGAGGACGAGAGAGCGGTCCGCCGCGTGGCGGGGTTCCTCTAAGTTCGCCGACCACGAGTTCTCGTGGACGCGGTCTGTCACCGGTTCTGCGTCGCCGCGGGAGCGGTCACTCATAGTCGGATACCGGCGCTCCGCCGGGGTGAACGCTTACCCGAACGCATTCGTCACTCACAGCGCGCCGCGAGGGAGTCGAACTGGGCGTTCAGTTCGACGCGGCGCTGGCGGTCGATGACGGTGGCGTCGAGCAGCGGGCCGACGAGGCGGGCCTGCAACGCGAACTCGGTCGTAGCGCGCACCTCGACGCCGTCGGCCGTCTCCGCGAGGTCGTACCGCGTGACCATCTCCTCGAAGACGCCGTCGCGCTGTTCGTAGGCCAGCACCGCGTCCGGGTCGTCGACGACATCGAGGACCAGCTCGATCGTCACGAGACCGACGCTGTTGGCGAGGGTGACGACGTCGCCGTCGACGGTCACGTCGTCGAACCCGCCCGCGCGCATGAACTCGCTGACGTCCAGTATCGCCGCTCGGACGCAGTCGGGGTCGGCGTCGAGTTCGCGCGTCACCGTGACAGTTCGCACGACTGCGACTTCGCGTCCCTCGCAGTCGAATGTTCCGAAAGCGGGCGAACGAGAGGCGAACATGTTCGGCAACACTGATGGGGAGCCGGGGCGAAGATGTTCGCGTACGATGCCAGAGGCGAAACTCCGACTGACGGTTCCATCGGACATCTGGATCGGCGACATCACCCGGGACCACCCCGAGACGCGGGTGCGAGTGCTCGCGGCGATTCCAGACGGCCTGACCGGCGTCGGGCTGGCGGAGGTGGCCGGGCCGGACGCCGCCGCGGTGGTGGCCGAGATGGCCGACGAGGAGGAACTGACCGACTTCGAGACGCTCCAACGCCGGGACGGGGAGGCGCTCGTCCAGTTCGAGACGACGAACCCGCTGCTCCTGTTCCCCGCACGCGGGTCGGGGACCCCGCTCCAGATGCCGTTCGACATCCGGGACGGCGTGGCCAACTGGGAGGTGACCGCGCCGAACGACCGGCTCTCGGCGCTGGGCGAGCAGTTAGAGGAGTTCGGCATCCAGTTCACCGTCGACTACGTCCACCAGCACGCGGCGAGCGAGCAGTTGCTGACCGACCGCCAGCGGGAGATCGTCGCGACCGCCGTCGAGGAGGGCTACTACGACACGCCGCGCGGCTGTTCGCTGACCGAACTGGCCGAGACGGTCGGCATCGCCAAGTCCTCGTGTAGCGATACGCTCCACCGGGCCGAGGAGGCGATAGTCAAGTCGTTCGTCGAGGGACGGGTCACCGACGAGCGGCCGTCGGCGTGACGGCGTCGGCGTCGAACCGAGCCTCGAACAGTTTACCGATGGCCGCCGCCACGTGTTCCGCGAACGTCGAGCGACAGATGCCCAGCGCGTCGGCGACGTCGCCGGCGTTGGCCCCCTTCGGATACTCGAAGTACCCCATCTCGTAGGCCGTCCGAACCACCTCGCGCTGGCGGCCGGTGAGCCCTTCTCCGGAGAGCGACGCCACCGCGTCGTCTGTGTCCCCCGCGGCCGTCAGCCGTCGGACGCGGACGCCGTCGAACGCCGCCCGGAGGCGCTCGACGACCGTTCGGACCGTCGCCAGTTCCTCGACGACGACGGTCACGAAGAGCGTCCCGTCCTCGGCCCGGACGTCGGTCGCGGGGCCGGCGATCCGTTCGACGACCTCGCAGACGCAGTCGCTCGCCGCGTCGCGCTCGAAGCGGTATATCGTCTCCGACTCGGTGGTCGCGACCGCGTCGAGGTCCGGAATGGTCTCCTCGACCGACGCGTGCGCGGGGAGCCTGAACTCCTCGGTGATAGCGCCGTCACCGCGGAGCGACGTGCGAGCGACGTCCGTGACTCGCTCGCCGGCCCGTTCCGAGGCTTCAGCGACCGGACAGCGGCCGGGGGAGCCGACCGCGAACTCGACTACGAGTCCCATACGCCGAGCTACGCCGCTACCGACGGAGTGGCCGTCGGCGAACATGTTCGGTCCCGGTAACGCGGTCCGGGCGCTACGCGAAGAGCCCGGTCGAGAGATATCGTTCGCCGGTGTCCGGAAGGACGACGACGACAGTTTCCTCCGGCGCGTCGGTGGCGATCCGCTCCGCGACTGCGAGCGCGGCTCCCGACGATATCCCGACGAGCAGACCCTGTTCGCTGGCGAGTCGACGAGCGGCCGCGGTCGCCTGGTCCGATTCGACGGCGCGGACCCCGTCCAGCAGCTCGGTCCGGAGCACTTCCGGGACGAACCCGGCACCGATGCCCTGTATCGAGTGACCCCCCGGCTCGCCGCCCGAGAGCACCGCCGAGTCGGCGGGTTCGACGGCGACCGACTGGACGTCGGCGTCGCGGTCGGCTTTCAGCGCCGCCGAGACGCCCGTGATGGTCCCGCCGGTCCCGACGCCCGCGACGACGGCGTCGACCTCGCCGTCGGTCGCCCGCCAGATCTCCGGGCCGGTGGTCTCCCGGTGGACGCGGGGGTTCGCGAGGTTGGCGAACTGCTGTGGGACGAAACTGTTCTCGCGTTCGTCGGCGATGGCCTCCGCCGCCTCGACGGCCTCGGCCATCCCGCCGTCGGCCGGCGTGAGGACGAGGTCGGCCCCCAGCGCGCGGAGGAGGTCGCGCCGCTCCTCGCTCATCGACTCCGGCATCGTCAACACGAGGTCGTATCCCTCGGCCGCCGCTGCGACGGCGAGCCCGATCCCGGTGTTGCCGCTGGTCGGTTCGACGACCGTCCCGCCCGGTTCGAGGTGTCCCGTCTCGCGGGCCCGTTCGAGCATGGCGACGGCGACCCGGTCCTTCACCGACCCGCCCGGGTTGGCCGCTTCGACCTTGCCGAGCAGGTTCGGCGCGAACGCGTCGAGCCGCAGGAGGGGCGTTTCGCCGACTAGCTCCGTGACGTCGCTGGCTACGTCCATCGCGTCGTAGTTCGCGGCGCCGCCCCGTCACTTCCAACCCCCCGAATTACGGGTGTTCAAAGCGGATCGCGGCCGGATAGGGACCGATCGCCAGCGTCC
Coding sequences:
- a CDS encoding halocyanin domain-containing protein; this encodes MTAETYSRRSVLRAGAGVAVGGAALGNARPARAQTAFDGWLDGVENYDGVVDETGSDSVTIEVGAEANGGNFGFGPAAVRVDPGTTVTWEWVNGSHNVVDDAGNFESEMSGEAGFTFEQTFEETGVVKYFCLPHKSMGMKGVVVVGDAEVGGSGGSGSADGGLSNADLGTAALALSLVAGLLSPLAFAPVLKRDDDR
- a CDS encoding DUF2249 domain-containing protein, with the translated sequence MQPPDPILRETGAPTDGPVETLDVAAAGPPAPLRRTLELLPTLDDDVVLVQYNDRAPQHLYPKLDDRGYAYETVERGDSVVTVVWREP
- a CDS encoding glutamyl-tRNA reductase — encoded protein: MTRRSPTAEDEPPRRRDRAETVRDEAVERACSRLRAQGGLSAEQRAAVEELADRLLERLLPVSLALQQ
- a CDS encoding cupin domain-containing protein — protein: MGVERANVDAAESEGRTALFEGEPRTVHLSLSAEQRVPPHDHPERRILFHVLEGEIALDLDGETHDLSAGDVLRFDGERQISPEAVTDARALVVLSKG
- a CDS encoding DUF2249 domain-containing protein; the encoded protein is MPETTLDLRDVPPPERHPMIHAAFEALDSGTVLEIVNDHEPKPLFYEFQAEVEAFDAENYTCERRDAGEFVATLPKE
- a CDS encoding cupin domain-containing protein, which codes for MVATDFDSEREFDDDRFRAHVLAESAAQKVVLGYFRPGQFIPVHAPDSDVAITVHEGEGTVREGETDHRVEPGSVVVVPAGEARGVRAESELTATLVTAPPPGDAAHDPVRRGLSQGEFEPEA
- a CDS encoding CGCGG family rSAM-modified RiPP protein, which translates into the protein MSDRSRGDAEPVTDRVHENSWSANLEEPRHAADRSLVLAHAVDAVEHTAPGYHVNLVTHGAHGHPEGYLYPHLEATYGDAVDYEYVERCGCGGHVTRVHVE
- a CDS encoding SRPBCC family protein; protein product: MRTVTVTRELDADPDCVRAAILDVSEFMRAGGFDDVTVDGDVVTLANSVGLVTIELVLDVVDDPDAVLAYEQRDGVFEEMVTRYDLAETADGVEVRATTEFALQARLVGPLLDATVIDRQRRVELNAQFDSLAARCE
- a CDS encoding helix-turn-helix domain-containing protein, coding for MPEAKLRLTVPSDIWIGDITRDHPETRVRVLAAIPDGLTGVGLAEVAGPDAAAVVAEMADEEELTDFETLQRRDGEALVQFETTNPLLLFPARGSGTPLQMPFDIRDGVANWEVTAPNDRLSALGEQLEEFGIQFTVDYVHQHAASEQLLTDRQREIVATAVEEGYYDTPRGCSLTELAETVGIAKSSCSDTLHRAEEAIVKSFVEGRVTDERPSA
- a CDS encoding helix-turn-helix domain-containing protein, whose product is MGLVVEFAVGSPGRCPVAEASERAGERVTDVARTSLRGDGAITEEFRLPAHASVEETIPDLDAVATTESETIYRFERDAASDCVCEVVERIAGPATDVRAEDGTLFVTVVVEELATVRTVVERLRAAFDGVRVRRLTAAGDTDDAVASLSGEGLTGRQREVVRTAYEMGYFEYPKGANAGDVADALGICRSTFAEHVAAAIGKLFEARFDADAVTPTAARR
- the cysK gene encoding cysteine synthase A; its protein translation is MDVASDVTELVGETPLLRLDAFAPNLLGKVEAANPGGSVKDRVAVAMLERARETGHLEPGGTVVEPTSGNTGIGLAVAAAAEGYDLVLTMPESMSEERRDLLRALGADLVLTPADGGMAEAVEAAEAIADERENSFVPQQFANLANPRVHRETTGPEIWRATDGEVDAVVAGVGTGGTITGVSAALKADRDADVQSVAVEPADSAVLSGGEPGGHSIQGIGAGFVPEVLRTELLDGVRAVESDQATAAARRLASEQGLLVGISSGAALAVAERIATDAPEETVVVVLPDTGERYLSTGLFA